A single Bacillus sp. OxB-1 DNA region contains:
- the murC gene encoding UDP-N-acetylmuramate--L-alanine ligase, translated as MTLFHFVGIKGSGMSSLAQILHDSSQKVQGSDVEKYFFTEEPLRNRKIPILPFDENNIHPGMTVIAGNAFPDDHPELKKAAELGLEIIRYHDFLGNYMKNFISIGVTGSHGKTSTTGLLSHVLSGFAPTSYLIGDGTGKGVEESEFFVFEACEYKRHFLAYEPDYAIMTNIDFDHPDYFKDLEDVMDAFSSMALRVKKALIACGDDPNLQRIHANVPVVYYGFEESNDFSAKNIVKTVDGSTFDVFVRNEYYYTFSIPLAGDHSILNALGVIALCHYEGVPVATIQERLSTFSGVKRRFSITRINDRIIVDDYAHHPNEIRATLQTARQKYPDRELVAIFQPHTFTRTSALLDQFAETLSGADHVYLCDIFSSAREKSGNLTIDELVKKIPGAVYLNLDTIQMLDDHNDAVYLFMGAGDVQKYLYAFKDFITKDETA; from the coding sequence ATGACATTGTTCCATTTCGTGGGAATCAAAGGGTCGGGGATGAGCTCGCTCGCTCAGATCCTTCATGATTCCTCGCAGAAAGTACAAGGTTCGGACGTGGAGAAATATTTTTTTACGGAAGAGCCACTGCGTAATCGGAAAATACCAATCTTACCGTTTGATGAAAATAATATACATCCAGGGATGACAGTGATAGCCGGAAACGCTTTTCCGGATGATCATCCGGAGTTGAAAAAAGCTGCGGAACTCGGACTCGAAATCATTCGTTATCATGATTTCCTCGGCAACTACATGAAGAACTTCATATCGATTGGAGTCACAGGCTCCCACGGGAAAACGTCGACAACGGGACTGCTTTCCCATGTATTGTCCGGGTTTGCTCCGACATCCTATTTAATCGGGGATGGCACTGGCAAGGGAGTGGAGGAAAGTGAGTTTTTCGTCTTCGAAGCATGTGAATATAAACGTCATTTCTTGGCGTATGAGCCGGATTATGCGATTATGACGAACATCGATTTCGACCATCCCGATTACTTCAAGGATTTGGAAGACGTGATGGACGCTTTTTCGAGCATGGCGTTGCGTGTAAAAAAAGCGCTCATCGCATGCGGGGATGATCCGAATCTACAAAGGATCCATGCTAATGTCCCCGTCGTCTATTATGGGTTTGAGGAATCCAATGATTTCTCGGCCAAGAATATCGTTAAGACGGTGGATGGTTCGACTTTCGACGTTTTCGTTAGAAACGAGTATTATTATACTTTTTCGATACCATTAGCAGGAGATCATTCCATCTTGAATGCGCTCGGAGTCATCGCGCTTTGCCATTACGAAGGGGTTCCGGTAGCGACCATCCAAGAGCGCCTGTCGACGTTTTCCGGAGTGAAACGGCGTTTCTCCATCACGCGGATCAATGACCGCATCATTGTGGACGATTATGCCCATCATCCGAATGAAATCCGGGCAACCTTGCAGACGGCAAGACAGAAGTACCCGGATCGGGAACTGGTTGCCATCTTCCAGCCGCATACTTTCACTCGGACCTCTGCACTTTTGGATCAATTTGCGGAAACCCTATCTGGTGCAGATCATGTATACTTATGTGATATTTTCAGTTCTGCACGTGAAAAATCAGGGAATCTGACAATCGATGAACTGGTCAAAAAAATTCCCGGTGCCGTCTATTTGAATCTTGATACGATCCAGATGCTGGACGATCACAATGACGCCGTTTATCTTTTCATGGGCGCTGGCGATGTTCAGAAATACCTTTATGCTTTCAAGGATTTTATTACAAAAGACGAAACAGCTTGA
- a CDS encoding DNA translocase FtsK: MSWFKKVVNRLFGPDEEEKFDEIDSIEQEEVKEIPTETKTPPSFRFPIITDAEIYGWDEEDEERPERKPVEKPIGREEDDYETIPLYKNERWPETPATGTIHRAGSSRLKYGSEPSHERIAPKPVRKEQKPASAKIETKRNGRPFTPTAIPSPVFGFSRPENLVDRSMEEERKSGISKQNVKEWENIPDEQPSTLASLVEKDSIEGAAARGSEVFTGIAEEAIGHTTEKETHIPSASDHAIVEEPAESDLPIEEQSVNEQPMEEWIEPDDEDVLEQQIDEGSEREQSNSDVADQLSNLPEPEPVADESTVIPHEPELEEPIMDEQDEPMSDPPEKMEEPLEESDDSAQSATERIVPFNVLMLKSDKEKLEKIVQAETNSSTPPQPVSGPPETRPEPEPPEVAQNEVASDAVSTMEPEEEVEPPYYAFPSLDYLIPPEDQVEDSEWLESQSEKLEVALSHFSVQATVIEAVQGPSVTRFELTVAQGTKVSKVRNLADDLKLALAAEDIRIQAPIPGRSSIGIEIPNRKTRPVRISEVIGSDVYKNSPSPLEAVLGLGLTGKPVTIDLRKMPHGMIAGATGSGKSVCINSILISLLYKAPPTDLKMMLIDPKMVELAPFNGIPHLISPVITDVKAATAALKWAVAEMERRYELLAHAGVRDIDRYNRQVIESRKFSLKMPYLLIVIDELADLMMMAPADVEVSISRIAQKARACGIHLIIATQRPSVDVITGTIKANVPTRIAFSVSSQIDSRTILDSPGAERLLGKGDMLYIGNGQSSAVRLQGTFVTDDEIERIIEHVQNEAEPDYLFGQEDLLAHAADEEEKDPLYEEACHFILEQGSASTSLLQRHFSIGYNRAAKLIDRMEKQGFISGQRGSKARDVYLTENDLEKIYKE, from the coding sequence ATGAGTTGGTTCAAAAAGGTAGTGAACCGGCTGTTCGGGCCGGATGAAGAAGAAAAATTCGATGAGATTGATAGCATAGAGCAAGAAGAGGTAAAAGAGATTCCGACCGAAACGAAGACTCCGCCGTCTTTCCGCTTTCCGATCATTACGGATGCCGAAATCTACGGATGGGACGAAGAGGACGAGGAAAGGCCGGAACGGAAACCAGTTGAAAAGCCGATTGGTCGTGAAGAGGATGACTATGAAACAATACCATTATATAAGAATGAAAGATGGCCCGAGACACCGGCAACCGGAACAATACATAGAGCGGGTTCGTCCCGGCTGAAGTACGGATCTGAACCAAGTCATGAAAGGATAGCACCCAAACCTGTCCGAAAAGAGCAGAAGCCTGCATCGGCGAAAATTGAAACAAAGCGAAACGGCAGGCCGTTCACGCCGACTGCCATCCCGTCGCCTGTTTTCGGCTTTTCCAGACCGGAAAATTTGGTCGACCGTAGTATGGAAGAAGAGCGGAAAAGCGGGATATCGAAGCAGAATGTGAAGGAATGGGAGAATATCCCGGATGAACAGCCTAGCACTCTCGCAAGCTTGGTGGAGAAAGATTCGATAGAAGGAGCTGCGGCGAGGGGTTCTGAAGTTTTCACGGGAATTGCTGAAGAGGCAATCGGCCATACTACGGAAAAAGAGACCCATATTCCGTCGGCTTCTGACCATGCTATCGTGGAAGAACCTGCTGAGAGCGATTTGCCGATAGAAGAACAATCGGTAAATGAACAACCGATGGAAGAATGGATAGAGCCGGATGACGAAGATGTTTTGGAGCAGCAAATCGATGAAGGCTCTGAACGGGAGCAATCGAACTCCGATGTTGCCGATCAACTGTCCAATCTGCCTGAACCGGAACCGGTAGCGGATGAATCCACCGTTATTCCACACGAACCGGAGCTCGAGGAACCAATCATGGATGAACAGGATGAACCTATGTCCGACCCTCCTGAAAAAATGGAAGAGCCGCTTGAGGAGAGTGACGATTCCGCACAATCAGCTACAGAGCGGATTGTCCCTTTCAATGTGTTGATGTTGAAATCGGATAAAGAGAAGCTGGAGAAGATTGTGCAGGCCGAAACCAATTCCTCCACTCCCCCACAGCCGGTTTCAGGGCCGCCGGAAACTCGGCCAGAGCCTGAGCCGCCTGAAGTCGCACAAAACGAAGTGGCATCGGACGCTGTGTCGACGATGGAGCCGGAAGAGGAAGTGGAACCGCCGTATTACGCGTTCCCTTCCTTGGATTATTTGATACCGCCGGAAGACCAGGTTGAGGATTCAGAATGGCTGGAGTCGCAATCCGAAAAATTGGAGGTCGCCTTGTCCCATTTCTCCGTCCAAGCAACTGTCATCGAGGCGGTACAAGGTCCATCGGTGACCCGATTCGAATTGACGGTCGCTCAAGGGACAAAGGTGAGCAAGGTCCGGAATTTGGCGGACGACCTGAAACTGGCGCTGGCTGCCGAAGATATCCGGATTCAGGCACCGATTCCCGGCAGAAGCTCCATCGGCATCGAAATCCCGAACCGGAAGACACGACCCGTCCGAATCTCCGAAGTGATCGGCTCCGATGTATACAAAAACTCGCCATCTCCGCTGGAGGCCGTCCTCGGCTTGGGCTTGACAGGCAAACCGGTGACGATTGACCTTCGGAAGATGCCCCATGGAATGATTGCGGGGGCAACTGGCTCGGGGAAATCCGTCTGCATCAACTCGATATTGATCAGCCTGCTGTATAAAGCACCGCCGACCGATCTGAAGATGATGCTGATCGATCCGAAGATGGTGGAACTTGCCCCGTTCAACGGAATCCCCCATCTGATCAGCCCGGTGATCACCGATGTGAAAGCCGCAACGGCCGCCTTGAAATGGGCGGTCGCGGAAATGGAACGCCGCTATGAACTGTTGGCGCATGCGGGCGTCCGGGATATTGACCGGTATAACCGGCAAGTGATCGAGAGCCGGAAGTTTTCATTGAAAATGCCGTATCTATTAATTGTGATAGACGAATTGGCGGATCTGATGATGATGGCACCGGCGGATGTCGAAGTGTCCATTAGCCGGATTGCCCAGAAAGCACGGGCTTGCGGCATCCACCTCATTATTGCGACGCAGCGTCCATCTGTAGATGTCATCACCGGAACGATCAAAGCCAATGTGCCGACGCGGATCGCCTTTTCGGTTTCTTCTCAAATCGATTCAAGGACGATTTTGGATTCCCCGGGAGCCGAACGTCTTCTTGGTAAAGGGGATATGCTCTACATCGGTAACGGCCAATCCTCCGCTGTCCGTCTGCAAGGGACATTTGTCACGGATGACGAAATTGAACGTATAATAGAACATGTTCAAAACGAAGCGGAACCGGATTATCTGTTCGGCCAGGAAGACCTCTTGGCGCATGCCGCCGATGAGGAGGAAAAGGATCCGCTATATGAAGAGGCATGCCATTTCATACTCGAGCAAGGCAGCGCTTCTACATCCCTTTTGCAACGGCATTTCAGCATCGGCTATAACCGTGCAGCGAAATTGATCGACCGGATGGAGAAACAAGGCTTCATCTCAGGTCAACGGGGAAGCAAAGCAAGGGATGTCTATCTGACAGAAAACGATCTTGAGAAAATATATAAGGAATAG
- the ytpR gene encoding YtpR family tRNA-binding protein, with product MNIFYNPAGVGDVLLIQFSATKPAAVLAKREKDIAWIQDEKSGEVVGANLFHASTYMTIDGKGNIEVSGELVEQLQKAIRANDSDYTLDIDLSPKFVVGKVLTKEKHPNADRLSVCTVDLGEETVQIVCGAPNVEAGQHVVVAKVGAVMPSGLVIRDAELRGIPSSGMICSAKELALPNAPSEKGILVLGDNEEPGTPYRLS from the coding sequence ATGAATATTTTCTATAATCCTGCTGGGGTAGGCGATGTCCTGCTCATCCAATTTTCCGCGACGAAGCCGGCAGCCGTGTTGGCGAAACGGGAAAAAGATATAGCCTGGATCCAGGATGAAAAGAGTGGGGAAGTGGTAGGGGCCAACCTCTTCCACGCCTCGACTTATATGACGATTGATGGAAAGGGGAATATCGAGGTGTCTGGCGAGCTGGTGGAACAGCTCCAAAAAGCGATCCGCGCCAATGATTCCGACTACACGCTGGACATTGACCTTTCCCCTAAGTTTGTCGTCGGAAAAGTATTGACGAAAGAAAAACATCCGAATGCGGATCGACTCAGTGTCTGTACAGTCGATCTCGGCGAGGAAACGGTACAAATCGTATGCGGCGCACCTAATGTGGAAGCCGGTCAACATGTTGTCGTCGCGAAAGTCGGGGCTGTCATGCCGTCCGGACTTGTAATACGGGATGCGGAGCTTCGCGGAATCCCTTCATCTGGAATGATCTGCTCCGCCAAAGAACTTGCCCTTCCAAATGCCCCTTCTGAAAAAGGGATACTTGTACTAGGGGACAATGAAGAGCCTGGAACTCCATACCGCTTGTCATGA
- a CDS encoding DUF1444 domain-containing protein has product MKSEQLVELLKERLPSEKFTWRFDRKTDKVRLEHTDLKKGMDISLPEILAKYEEKKDQAIEEVVYTIRETFSAMEKESEEGFAGQTSIYPVIRSTSFPLESSAGHRFLTKEHTAETRIYYALDLGTTYRLIDENMVESIGLSDTEIMESALFRVRSLPTSMKKDEVSGNIYYFVNNNDGYDASRILNSAFLKEMESKIEGHMTVSVPHQDVLIIGDIRNDTGYDVLAQLTMQFFTVGAVPVTSLSFIYEDGKLEPIFIMAKNRVTRKERK; this is encoded by the coding sequence ATGAAATCCGAGCAACTGGTAGAACTGTTGAAAGAACGATTGCCATCCGAAAAGTTCACATGGCGATTTGACCGGAAAACCGATAAGGTGCGGCTGGAGCATACGGACTTGAAAAAAGGGATGGACATTTCGCTCCCAGAAATACTTGCGAAGTATGAAGAGAAAAAAGACCAAGCAATCGAAGAGGTCGTCTATACGATCCGCGAAACGTTCAGTGCCATGGAAAAGGAAAGTGAGGAAGGCTTTGCTGGACAAACGTCCATTTACCCGGTCATCCGATCGACTTCCTTCCCATTGGAAAGTTCCGCCGGACACCGTTTCTTGACAAAAGAGCATACAGCGGAAACACGGATCTATTATGCACTGGATCTTGGGACCACTTATCGGCTGATCGATGAAAACATGGTGGAATCGATTGGCCTGTCTGACACTGAAATTATGGAATCTGCTCTATTCAGAGTGCGATCCCTTCCGACTTCGATGAAAAAGGATGAAGTATCCGGCAATATCTATTACTTCGTCAACAACAATGACGGATATGATGCAAGCCGTATATTGAACAGCGCATTTTTGAAAGAAATGGAAAGCAAAATCGAAGGTCATATGACCGTCTCCGTTCCGCATCAGGACGTCCTGATCATCGGCGATATCCGCAATGATACAGGATATGATGTCTTGGCCCAATTGACGATGCAGTTCTTTACCGTCGGCGCGGTGCCCGTCACCTCGCTATCCTTCATTTACGAGGATGGAAAACTGGAGCCGATTTTCATCATGGCCAAAAATAGAGTGACGCGAAAGGAACGAAAGTGA
- a CDS encoding DUF84 family protein: protein MDFVIGSTNKAKVQAAAAVIHGQYPSAQLEMRNVNSGVSDQPFGDEETMAGAVNRAIAAAKTKSGAIGIGFEGGVRMVGRQMYLCNWGALALSDGKVFTAAGAQIPLPLEIAERLLAGGELGPVVDRFFHASGIPQREGAIGMFTAHLVNRNQLFEHILLLLLGQFEFSENQN, encoded by the coding sequence GTGGACTTTGTCATCGGCTCGACAAACAAAGCAAAAGTGCAAGCGGCAGCGGCAGTCATCCACGGGCAATATCCTTCCGCCCAATTAGAGATGCGAAATGTCAATTCCGGCGTATCCGATCAGCCATTCGGGGATGAAGAGACGATGGCAGGGGCAGTCAACCGGGCAATTGCGGCTGCTAAGACGAAAAGCGGCGCAATCGGAATCGGATTCGAAGGGGGCGTCCGGATGGTGGGCCGTCAGATGTATCTATGCAATTGGGGCGCCTTGGCATTATCGGACGGAAAAGTGTTCACGGCAGCGGGTGCACAAATTCCGCTGCCATTAGAGATTGCCGAAAGGTTGTTGGCAGGCGGTGAGTTGGGACCGGTGGTGGACCGCTTTTTCCATGCAAGCGGAATTCCCCAACGGGAAGGGGCAATCGGCATGTTCACCGCCCATCTCGTGAACCGCAACCAATTATTCGAGCATATTTTATTGCTATTGCTCGGTCAATTCGAATTTTCTGAGAATCAAAACTGA
- a CDS encoding M42 family metallopeptidase produces the protein MQKETLEMFKTLTELPGAPGNEQQIRRYMRTELDKYSDELIQDHLGSLFGVRYGEEGAPRIMVAGHMDEVGFMVSAITENGMIRFQPLGGWWSQVLLAQRVEIITETGPVVGVIGSIPPHLLSDAVRNKPMEIKNMLIDIGADDREDAIKIGIRPGQQIVPVCPFTPMANDKKIMAKAWDNRYGCGLAIELLKEVHQEKLPNQLYAGATVMEEVGLRGAQTAARMIQPDLFFALDASPANDASGKKDEFGQLGKGVLLRIFDRTMVTHRGMREFILDTAETHHIPYQYFVSPGGTDAGQVHISNEGVPSAVIGICSRYIHTAASIIHTDDYAAAKELLVKLVKACDRTTVETIKNNV, from the coding sequence ATGCAGAAAGAAACGTTGGAAATGTTCAAGACTTTGACAGAGCTGCCTGGCGCGCCGGGCAATGAACAGCAGATCCGCCGTTACATGAGGACGGAGCTTGATAAATATTCGGATGAATTAATTCAGGATCATCTTGGAAGCCTGTTTGGCGTCCGGTATGGAGAAGAAGGGGCGCCTCGTATCATGGTGGCGGGCCATATGGACGAGGTTGGATTCATGGTGAGTGCCATCACGGAAAACGGGATGATCCGATTCCAGCCATTGGGTGGATGGTGGAGCCAGGTGCTGCTCGCCCAGCGCGTTGAAATCATCACCGAAACTGGTCCGGTTGTCGGGGTGATCGGTTCGATTCCGCCCCATCTATTAAGTGACGCAGTCCGCAACAAACCGATGGAAATCAAAAACATGCTGATCGATATAGGAGCCGATGATCGGGAAGATGCGATAAAGATCGGCATCCGCCCGGGCCAACAGATTGTCCCGGTTTGCCCATTCACTCCGATGGCCAACGATAAAAAAATTATGGCGAAAGCCTGGGATAATCGATATGGATGCGGCTTGGCCATTGAGTTGCTGAAAGAAGTCCATCAAGAAAAGTTGCCGAATCAGTTATACGCCGGAGCGACCGTCATGGAGGAGGTCGGCTTACGGGGGGCGCAAACGGCCGCCCGGATGATCCAGCCCGACCTGTTTTTTGCATTGGATGCGAGTCCGGCCAATGATGCGTCCGGTAAAAAGGACGAATTCGGACAGCTTGGCAAAGGTGTCTTATTAAGAATTTTTGACCGCACGATGGTGACCCACAGAGGTATGCGGGAATTCATTCTCGACACGGCGGAAACGCATCATATTCCTTATCAATACTTCGTATCTCCGGGCGGGACCGATGCCGGACAGGTCCATATATCAAATGAAGGCGTTCCGAGCGCTGTCATCGGCATTTGTTCACGCTATATCCATACGGCCGCTTCCATCATTCATACGGATGATTACGCAGCAGCCAAGGAGCTTCTCGTCAAATTGGTCAAAGCTTGTGATAGAACGACAGTGGAAACGATAAAGAACAATGTGTAA
- a CDS encoding peptidase M4 encodes MKMKEFLAGVLTGVAAGIVVNEAIDRVNRNVPADAVLNNVKDAFKKEGPIDGSWIVMKTEPFTNEVITMDVYRGGISRIKNGELEQYEFAADAKTGTVVELVRN; translated from the coding sequence ATGAAAATGAAAGAATTTCTTGCGGGTGTATTGACGGGGGTTGCAGCTGGAATTGTCGTCAATGAAGCGATTGATCGCGTAAATCGTAATGTCCCGGCAGATGCCGTTTTGAACAATGTCAAAGACGCCTTTAAAAAAGAGGGCCCGATCGACGGATCCTGGATCGTCATGAAAACCGAACCGTTCACGAATGAAGTCATCACGATGGATGTCTATCGCGGCGGCATCTCCCGTATCAAAAACGGTGAGTTGGAACAGTACGAGTTCGCTGCCGATGCCAAGACGGGGACTGTCGTGGAATTAGTCCGGAATTGA
- a CDS encoding YtnP family quorum-quenching lactonase produces MDRFTFHGMELTWLNGGINFLDGGTMFGVAPKVLWSRKYPADENNLIELVNHPILIQSEGKNLLIDTGIGKGKLDEKQKRNLGLTEESKMDEQLATLGLKPEDIDIIMMTHLHNDHAAGLTGWRNGELVSLFPNADVYVTQIEWDEMRNPNIRSRNTYWKENWEPVQHQVKTFEDSITILPGIEMIHTGGHSEGHSIVKLTQNGETILHMADIMPTHAHSNPLWVLAFDDYPMTSIYAKERIMKEALAGGYKFIFYHDAVYRLVQWDETGKEIIESVRRTHY; encoded by the coding sequence ATGGATCGATTTACTTTTCACGGAATGGAATTGACATGGCTCAATGGCGGGATCAATTTCTTGGATGGGGGAACGATGTTCGGGGTAGCTCCGAAAGTGCTCTGGTCCCGGAAATACCCAGCAGATGAAAATAATTTGATCGAGCTGGTGAACCATCCGATTCTCATCCAATCTGAAGGGAAGAATCTCCTGATCGACACGGGGATCGGGAAAGGGAAGTTGGATGAAAAACAGAAACGGAATCTCGGCTTGACCGAGGAATCGAAAATGGACGAACAGCTGGCGACGCTCGGCTTGAAGCCGGAGGACATCGATATCATCATGATGACCCATCTGCATAACGACCACGCAGCCGGCTTGACCGGTTGGAGGAATGGAGAATTAGTCTCGCTTTTCCCGAACGCCGACGTCTACGTCACCCAAATTGAATGGGATGAGATGCGCAACCCGAATATCCGCTCCAGAAATACATATTGGAAAGAGAATTGGGAGCCTGTGCAGCATCAAGTGAAGACATTTGAGGACAGTATCACGATTTTGCCGGGCATTGAAATGATCCATACCGGGGGACATAGCGAAGGCCACAGCATCGTCAAATTGACACAAAACGGGGAAACAATCCTGCACATGGCTGATATCATGCCGACCCACGCGCATAGCAATCCGCTATGGGTACTGGCGTTTGACGACTATCCGATGACTTCGATCTATGCAAAGGAACGGATCATGAAAGAAGCACTGGCCGGCGGGTATAAGTTCATCTTCTATCACGACGCGGTCTACCGCTTGGTCCAATGGGACGAAACCGGGAAAGAGATCATCGAATCCGTGCGAAGAACGCATTATTGA
- the trmB gene encoding tRNA (guanosine(46)-N7)-methyltransferase TrmB, which yields MRLRNKPWAKDFMQEHPDVLILEPEQLKNGWHSQFGNDHPIHVEVGTGKGQFIIGMALANPDVNYIGIEHFDNVIVSALEKAIEADKPSNLRLVRANGADLETMFDKGEVDRMYLNFSDPWPKTRHAKRRLTHETFLRRYESVLVPGGEIHFKTDNRKLFEYSLVSMSAYGMKLLDVALDLHADMPEDNIMTEYEEKFSKKGQPIYRLESKFVTL from the coding sequence ATGAGGCTTCGCAATAAACCATGGGCAAAGGATTTCATGCAGGAACATCCTGACGTATTGATCCTGGAGCCTGAACAATTGAAAAACGGTTGGCATTCGCAATTTGGCAATGATCATCCGATCCACGTCGAGGTGGGCACTGGAAAAGGGCAATTCATCATCGGGATGGCGTTGGCGAATCCTGATGTTAACTATATCGGCATCGAGCATTTTGACAATGTCATCGTCTCCGCTTTGGAAAAGGCGATTGAAGCGGACAAACCTTCGAATTTACGCTTAGTCCGTGCCAATGGGGCGGACTTGGAAACGATGTTCGACAAGGGGGAAGTGGACCGGATGTACTTGAACTTTTCGGACCCTTGGCCGAAGACGCGCCACGCCAAACGGAGATTGACACATGAGACATTTTTGCGCCGCTATGAATCGGTTCTTGTGCCGGGCGGGGAAATTCATTTCAAAACGGATAATCGGAAACTGTTCGAGTACTCGCTCGTCTCCATGTCCGCCTATGGCATGAAGTTGCTCGATGTCGCATTGGATTTGCATGCCGATATGCCGGAAGATAATATCATGACTGAATATGAAGAGAAGTTTTCGAAAAAAGGCCAACCGATCTACCGGTTGGAATCAAAATTTGTTACGCTATAA
- a CDS encoding nuclease-related domain-containing protein: MAQLVKLLDYISRYEQDLSRYPTQFIRLKTYQWDRMKRLWEHGEDLTEWQQEKEDVEEPEAIRWYSPFLRLFGKNKAVGEEEVQEEKTEEEEEHFGFNPNIIYNPSDLQQLRKLYLDQLFHFQIKWASSTLMDKSRVDPRYMRDSLLRSFAQDLPDSYLLFYYPILVIKKAPVELDILLVTPIECLCITVLEREDVAAFIGGGDKFWTKKLGEKESKVLNPLIALNRMEKIVAGIFKANDIDFPIKKYVISRNGYIDYPGTAYDVQMIDRRNYAEWLAAIKRSSVPMKHTQFKAAQAILDVGQTTAVSKLVEVEEDQLKEEKM, translated from the coding sequence ATGGCACAGTTGGTGAAATTGCTCGATTATATTTCACGCTATGAACAGGATCTTTCGCGGTATCCGACGCAGTTCATCCGCTTGAAGACATACCAATGGGATCGGATGAAACGGCTTTGGGAGCACGGGGAGGATCTGACCGAGTGGCAGCAGGAGAAGGAAGACGTCGAAGAGCCGGAAGCAATACGATGGTACTCGCCCTTCCTTCGTCTTTTCGGCAAGAATAAGGCGGTCGGGGAAGAGGAAGTGCAAGAGGAAAAGACGGAGGAGGAAGAAGAACATTTCGGATTCAATCCGAACATCATCTACAATCCATCTGACCTTCAGCAATTGCGCAAACTCTATTTAGATCAGCTTTTCCATTTCCAGATCAAGTGGGCGAGCTCGACGCTGATGGACAAGTCAAGGGTGGATCCGCGTTATATGCGGGATTCGCTGTTGCGCAGCTTCGCCCAGGATTTGCCGGACAGTTATTTATTGTTCTACTATCCGATTCTCGTCATTAAAAAAGCTCCCGTGGAACTGGACATCCTCTTGGTGACCCCGATCGAATGCCTCTGCATCACGGTGTTGGAGAGGGAGGATGTAGCGGCGTTCATCGGCGGGGGCGATAAATTCTGGACGAAGAAGCTCGGCGAGAAAGAGTCGAAAGTATTAAATCCGCTTATTGCATTGAACCGGATGGAGAAAATCGTGGCGGGCATATTCAAGGCCAATGACATTGATTTCCCGATTAAAAAGTATGTAATTTCCCGGAATGGTTATATTGATTATCCAGGAACCGCATATGATGTCCAAATGATCGACCGGCGCAATTACGCCGAGTGGCTCGCGGCGATCAAAAGATCGTCCGTTCCGATGAAACATACCCAGTTCAAAGCTGCCCAGGCCATTTTGGACGTCGGTCAGACGACGGCGGTGAGCAAACTGGTCGAGGTGGAAGAAGATCAGTTGAAGGAAGAAAAAATGTAA
- the dat gene encoding D-amino-acid transaminase, whose amino-acid sequence MTVYFVDGQFVEKEHVSISVDDRGYYFGDGVYEVIKVYDGDLYTGEEHIARLFESAAKIKLTIPYSEAQLIEMAKQLVVSNSISVGHVYMQVTRGVAPRVHQFPNPAAAPMLTAYALDGARPTEEMQKGVKVKSVEDFRWLRCDIKSLNLLANVMAKQEAVESGCKEAVFVRDGYVTEGASTNMFGVRDGVLYTHPANNFILNGITRQVVLRLSRELGVAVREEPFTLEAALVMDELFMTSTTLEVMPIIQLDDKMIGSGRPGEITLQLQKAFASQISTVATGA is encoded by the coding sequence ATGACAGTCTATTTCGTGGATGGGCAGTTTGTAGAAAAGGAACATGTTTCGATTTCTGTAGATGACCGGGGCTATTATTTCGGAGATGGTGTCTATGAAGTGATTAAAGTGTACGATGGAGACTTGTACACGGGCGAAGAGCATATTGCACGGCTGTTTGAGAGTGCGGCAAAGATCAAGTTGACCATCCCTTATTCGGAAGCGCAGTTGATAGAGATGGCAAAGCAATTGGTCGTTTCCAATTCGATTTCAGTTGGCCATGTATATATGCAAGTGACACGCGGAGTAGCCCCGCGCGTCCACCAGTTTCCGAATCCTGCGGCCGCGCCGATGCTCACGGCCTATGCGTTAGACGGTGCAAGACCGACTGAAGAAATGCAAAAAGGCGTCAAAGTGAAATCGGTCGAGGATTTCCGCTGGTTGCGCTGCGATATTAAGAGCCTCAATCTGCTGGCGAATGTCATGGCGAAACAAGAGGCGGTCGAGTCCGGTTGCAAGGAAGCGGTTTTTGTCCGTGATGGGTATGTGACGGAAGGCGCTTCGACAAATATGTTCGGCGTGAGAGATGGTGTCCTTTACACACATCCCGCGAATAATTTCATACTGAACGGGATTACACGGCAAGTCGTGTTGCGGTTGAGCCGGGAGCTGGGAGTGGCCGTTAGGGAAGAGCCGTTCACTTTGGAAGCAGCTTTAGTGATGGATGAATTATTCATGACTTCCACGACATTGGAAGTGATGCCGATTATCCAACTGGATGATAAAATGATCGGCTCGGGACGTCCTGGCGAGATCACTTTGCAATTGCAAAAAGCGTTTGCGTCTCAAATCTCGACAGTCGCGACGGGTGCATGA